One region of Phycisphaerales bacterium genomic DNA includes:
- a CDS encoding ATPase domain-containing protein, with the protein MPENRDQIVTTGVQGLDIVLNGGLPAGHVYLVEGTPGSGKTTISLQFLLEGVKRGEKALYITLSETRMEIEKIARSHGWDIKGIEIFDLAASLGTITEEDQYTVFRPSEVELGETSKKIADEIEKHKPTRVVIDSLSEIRLLARDPLRYRRQVLGFKHFFIGRGSTVLLIDDMTAADGDDQPQSIVHGLIQLDRVGSDYGAERRRIRVVKLRGAAFRGGHHDLLINRGGIEVFPRLVSSLHEVQFEDRPASSGVAELDQLLGGGVDRGTSTLITGPAGTGKSAIATQFAYTALKRGEKVAVFAFEENQRIACRRSKALGMDIEPFIKNGQCSFRHTDPAELSPGEFAALVRRSVEQDGVTVVVIDSLNGYLNAMPEERFLTAQLHELLAYLNHRGVVTLMVLVQRGMMGAGMAPPVDVSYLSDTIILLRHFEAFGAVRKAISVVKKRSGSHEDTIRELRFEPGRVRVGETLERFRGVLTGVPMYVGTEGGLMKDDRVNRAPESDV; encoded by the coding sequence ATGCCAGAAAATAGAGACCAGATCGTCACAACCGGTGTCCAGGGCCTCGACATTGTCCTCAACGGCGGGCTCCCCGCCGGGCACGTGTACCTCGTCGAGGGCACGCCGGGCTCGGGCAAGACCACCATCTCCCTCCAGTTCCTCCTCGAGGGCGTCAAGAGGGGCGAGAAGGCCCTCTACATCACCCTGAGCGAGACCAGGATGGAGATCGAGAAGATCGCCCGCTCCCACGGCTGGGACATCAAGGGCATCGAGATCTTTGACCTCGCCGCCAGCCTCGGCACCATCACCGAGGAGGACCAGTACACCGTCTTCCGCCCCAGCGAGGTCGAGCTCGGCGAGACGAGCAAAAAGATCGCCGATGAGATCGAGAAGCACAAGCCGACGCGCGTGGTGATCGACTCGCTCAGCGAGATCCGCCTGCTGGCCCGCGACCCGCTGCGTTACCGCCGCCAGGTTCTGGGGTTTAAGCACTTCTTCATCGGGCGTGGGAGCACCGTGCTCCTGATTGACGACATGACGGCCGCGGACGGGGACGACCAGCCGCAGTCGATTGTGCACGGCCTCATCCAGCTCGACCGCGTGGGGTCGGACTACGGCGCCGAGCGCCGCCGCATCCGCGTCGTCAAGCTCCGCGGCGCCGCCTTCCGCGGCGGGCACCACGACCTCCTCATCAACAGGGGCGGCATCGAGGTCTTCCCGCGCCTGGTCTCCAGTCTCCACGAAGTCCAGTTCGAGGACCGCCCCGCCTCCAGCGGCGTCGCCGAGCTCGACCAGCTCCTCGGGGGCGGCGTCGACCGCGGCACCAGCACCCTCATCACCGGCCCCGCCGGCACCGGGAAGTCCGCCATCGCGACTCAGTTCGCCTACACGGCCCTCAAGCGCGGCGAGAAGGTCGCCGTATTCGCCTTCGAGGAAAACCAGCGGATCGCCTGCCGCCGCTCCAAGGCCTTGGGCATGGACATTGAGCCGTTCATCAAGAACGGCCAGTGCTCCTTCCGTCACACCGACCCAGCCGAGCTCTCGCCCGGCGAGTTCGCGGCCCTCGTCCGCCGCAGCGTCGAGCAAGACGGTGTCACGGTCGTTGTCATCGACAGCCTCAACGGCTACCTCAACGCCATGCCCGAGGAGCGGTTCCTGACCGCGCAGCTGCACGAGCTGCTCGCCTACCTCAACCATCGCGGCGTCGTCACCCTGATGGTCCTGGTGCAGCGGGGCATGATGGGTGCGGGGATGGCCCCGCCCGTGGACGTCAGCTACCTGTCGGACACCATCATCCTGCTGCGTCACTTCGAAGCCTTCGGGGCCGTGCGGAAGGCGATCTCCGTGGTCAAGAAGCGCTCCGGCAGCCACGAGGACACCATCCGCGAGCTGCGCTTCGAGCCCGGGCGCGTCCGCGTTGGTGAAACGCTCGAGCGATTCCGCGGCGTGCTCACGGGCGTCCCGATGTACGTGGGGACCGAGGGCGGACTGATGAAGGACGATCGCGTGAACCGCGCCCCGGAGAGCGACGTGTGA
- a CDS encoding ATP-binding protein, translating to MKQRRRQVAAPPGILAVCAPSGKDAEMMLQALLKEGLQCRAFAGMAGLCAALEAGAELAIVAEEVLNQDSVTLLSAVLETLPSWSDPPVIVLGAPNREPSPKLMAYLGTLANITVVERPTRPLTLLAVVRSALRARARQHETRELFEELKASREEISRHRDELADAVRRRTEELQSVNAALRLSERMAAIGTLSAGIGHDIANLLLPVRVHIDALEQNANGKNNGVHTSPSDHIPAIRACIGHLQRLSAGLRQMALDPDDTSAAGPGTEDTDLTEWWQTAEPVIRNTLPKGVRLEADIAPGLRASIAAHQLSQAIVNLVQNAGDAIASRGGKPGGMVRVWARPGREGVPPRSGQPTMWGTWPGEDRVRVGVTDDGPGMSEEVRRRCLEPLFTTKTRRLSTGLGLVLVKGIVQRAGGELSIHSDNNPNSTTHGTTFTLTLPIPAGARAARPKAAVTVRDPRFRGFISSTLKSLGYEPDPYSPELLAATTAAALSTAARVRQSSGTALLNTPTASSSTGHVNAASLGEACLWITDPDVTTPGDVHAFAASGRDRKVLVLGPGGLAKSSATALDDVMDRVVDFPSRPGPTQVREALSSLCAR from the coding sequence GTGAAGCAGCGGCGTCGCCAAGTAGCCGCCCCTCCGGGCATCCTCGCGGTCTGCGCCCCCAGCGGGAAGGACGCCGAGATGATGCTGCAGGCACTCCTGAAGGAGGGGCTGCAGTGCCGCGCCTTCGCGGGGATGGCGGGCCTGTGCGCGGCCCTCGAGGCCGGGGCCGAGCTGGCGATCGTGGCCGAGGAAGTACTGAACCAGGACTCGGTCACCCTGCTGTCCGCGGTGCTCGAGACGCTGCCCAGCTGGTCCGACCCGCCGGTCATCGTGCTGGGTGCGCCCAACCGGGAACCCTCGCCCAAGCTCATGGCGTACCTCGGCACGCTGGCCAATATTACGGTGGTCGAGCGTCCCACCCGTCCGCTCACGCTGCTCGCGGTGGTGCGCTCCGCCCTGCGAGCACGAGCACGTCAGCATGAGACCCGTGAGCTTTTCGAAGAGCTCAAGGCGTCCCGCGAAGAGATCTCCCGCCACCGTGACGAACTGGCCGACGCCGTTCGCCGCCGCACCGAGGAGCTCCAGTCGGTCAACGCGGCCCTGCGGCTGAGCGAGCGCATGGCCGCGATCGGCACGCTCTCGGCGGGCATCGGCCACGACATCGCCAACCTGCTCCTCCCGGTGCGCGTGCACATTGACGCGCTCGAGCAGAACGCCAACGGCAAAAACAATGGGGTCCACACGAGCCCCTCGGACCACATCCCGGCCATCCGCGCCTGCATCGGCCACCTCCAGCGTCTCAGCGCTGGCCTGCGGCAGATGGCGCTGGACCCCGACGACACCAGCGCCGCCGGCCCCGGCACCGAGGACACCGACCTGACGGAGTGGTGGCAGACGGCCGAACCAGTCATTCGCAACACGCTGCCCAAGGGCGTCCGCCTGGAGGCCGATATCGCGCCCGGGCTGCGGGCCTCCATCGCCGCTCACCAGCTCAGCCAGGCCATCGTCAACCTCGTTCAGAACGCCGGCGACGCCATCGCGAGCAGGGGCGGCAAGCCCGGCGGCATGGTCCGCGTGTGGGCGCGCCCCGGGCGCGAGGGCGTGCCTCCGCGTAGCGGGCAGCCCACGATGTGGGGCACGTGGCCCGGCGAGGACCGTGTCCGCGTCGGCGTGACCGACGACGGCCCCGGCATGTCCGAGGAAGTCCGCCGCCGCTGCCTCGAACCACTGTTCACCACCAAGACGCGCCGCCTTTCCACCGGCCTGGGCCTGGTGCTCGTGAAGGGCATCGTTCAGCGCGCGGGCGGCGAACTCTCGATCCACAGCGACAACAACCCCAACTCCACCACCCACGGCACCACCTTCACGCTCACGCTTCCCATCCCAGCCGGTGCCCGCGCCGCTCGCCCCAAAGCCGCGGTGACCGTGCGCGATCCCCGCTTCCGCGGCTTCATATCCTCCACGCTCAAGTCGCTCGGTTACGAGCCCGACCCTTACAGCCCCGAACTCCTCGCGGCGACCACCGCCGCGGCGCTGTCCACGGCCGCGCGGGTCCGCCAGAGCTCAGGTACCGCTCTCCTCAACACCCCCACCGCCAGCAGCTCCACAGGTCATGTCAACGCGGCGTCACTGGGAGAGGCTTGCCTCTGGATCACCGATCCGGACGTCACCACCCCCGGCGATGTGCACGCCTTCGCGGCGTCCGGGCGTGATCGGAAGGTGCTGGTCCTTGGTCCGGGGGGCCTTGCTAAGTCCAGCGCGACCGCCTTGGATGACGTCATGGACCGCGTCGTTGACTTCCCCAGCCGCCCGGGCCCGACACAGGTGCGCGAGGCGCTCTCGTCTCTGTGCGCGAGATAA
- the hutH gene encoding histidine ammonia-lyase, translating into MTAPVQALILEPKPLTIGDVVAVARHARRVEVGRSALAALAASRAVVEHALGDGLPHYGLNTGFGSLSRQSIPTHAVAELQRNLVRSHACGVSEPLPTDVVRAMMLLLAASLCRGMSGVRAVIPEQIVRLLNAGLTPLVPSVGSVGASGDLAPLAHVALALIGEGFITQHGKTIPASEALANANISPVALEAKEGLALINGTHLMAAQGALLCHDADLTFDAALVAAAMSIDASRGTDAFLDPRVHEARQQSGQQLVASRLRSLLEGSEVIPSHRENDPRVQDPYSLRCTPQVLGGALDCMLYVEQSISDELGAVTDNPLVFAPEPGQAPDPHSSIVSAGNFHGMPLAIPLDAMTIALAHVAGISERRTFWMLSNFDPEAHLKPYLTPKPGLNSGLMIVQYTAAACCNEIITLSTPASVSNVVTSAGIEDYNSFGPRAAAKARRALELTQTVVAIELLCAAQGLEYHRPLKSGAAVERAHAAIRAKVPALQDDRVLAPDIDAVLRLVQAGAFS; encoded by the coding sequence ATGACCGCTCCTGTCCAGGCCCTCATCCTCGAGCCCAAGCCACTGACCATCGGCGACGTGGTTGCTGTCGCCCGACACGCACGACGTGTTGAGGTCGGCCGCTCCGCCCTTGCCGCTCTCGCGGCCTCGCGTGCCGTTGTCGAGCACGCGCTGGGCGACGGTCTCCCCCATTACGGCCTTAATACAGGATTCGGTTCCCTCTCACGCCAGAGCATTCCTACCCATGCCGTCGCGGAACTGCAGCGGAACCTCGTCCGCTCGCACGCGTGCGGCGTAAGTGAGCCGCTGCCAACCGATGTCGTGCGGGCGATGATGCTCCTGCTCGCCGCCAGCCTCTGCCGCGGCATGAGCGGCGTTCGTGCTGTGATTCCAGAGCAAATCGTGAGGCTGCTCAACGCGGGGCTGACGCCGCTGGTCCCCTCGGTAGGGTCCGTCGGCGCGTCGGGCGACCTCGCGCCGCTGGCGCACGTTGCCCTCGCGCTCATCGGCGAGGGGTTCATTACCCAGCACGGAAAAACCATCCCCGCTTCGGAGGCATTGGCAAACGCCAACATTTCACCCGTGGCGCTCGAAGCCAAGGAAGGGCTCGCGCTCATCAACGGCACGCACCTCATGGCCGCCCAGGGCGCCCTGCTCTGCCACGACGCGGACCTCACCTTCGACGCGGCCCTGGTCGCTGCCGCCATGTCGATCGACGCTAGCCGCGGCACCGACGCGTTCCTGGACCCCCGCGTGCACGAGGCCCGCCAGCAGTCGGGCCAGCAACTCGTCGCGTCGCGCCTGCGCTCCCTGCTCGAGGGGAGCGAGGTGATCCCCAGCCACCGCGAGAACGACCCCCGCGTGCAGGACCCATACTCCCTCCGCTGCACGCCGCAGGTGCTGGGCGGGGCCTTGGACTGCATGCTCTATGTCGAGCAGTCGATCAGCGACGAGCTGGGGGCCGTCACCGACAACCCGCTGGTTTTCGCCCCCGAACCCGGGCAGGCGCCCGACCCCCACTCATCGATTGTGTCGGCGGGCAACTTCCACGGCATGCCCCTCGCTATCCCGCTGGACGCCATGACGATCGCACTCGCGCACGTCGCGGGGATCTCCGAGCGCCGCACGTTCTGGATGCTCAGCAACTTTGACCCCGAGGCCCACTTAAAACCCTACCTCACGCCCAAGCCGGGGCTCAACAGCGGCCTCATGATCGTGCAGTACACGGCCGCCGCGTGCTGCAACGAGATCATCACCCTTTCCACGCCCGCGAGCGTGAGCAACGTGGTCACGAGCGCGGGCATCGAGGACTACAACAGCTTCGGCCCCCGCGCGGCCGCCAAGGCCCGCCGCGCCCTGGAACTCACGCAGACGGTGGTCGCGATCGAGCTGCTGTGCGCCGCCCAGGGCCTCGAGTACCACCGCCCCCTCAAGAGCGGCGCCGCGGTCGAACGGGCCCACGCCGCCATCCGCGCCAAAGTCCCCGCCCTGCAGGACGACCGCGTGCTCGCGCCCGACATCGATGCGGTGCTGCGACTCGTTCAGGCTGGTGCGTTCTCCTGA
- a CDS encoding M20/M25/M40 family metallo-hydrolase, which produces MAANTTNDNIDLLKRLCETPGLPGREERVRALIEKEVKGLFDSVVTDALGNLICRRNPRGGSSNNGKPSNAPGKDRPTRVMLLSHMDEIGFYVTHVDSKGWLWMNPAGGFDPRTLFARRVTVVTDNGDLKGVMNPGGRPLHISLPKDREKIPEVKEFYVDIGLPADEVKKKVKVGDYVVPDEPLVEVGNKIVSKALDNRVACWLGIEAVRRLDAAGTGHSCEIVVAFTTQEEVGLRGAKNASFQVQPDIGIGLDVTLSCDTPGVPEEEAVTRNGEGFGLHIKDGSFISDHTLVREFEELAKKKEIPYQRSILAAGGQDGAAAQQSAAGARAIGITVGTRYIHTITEMIDRKDLFAARDILVAYLGQVQ; this is translated from the coding sequence ATGGCCGCGAACACGACGAACGACAATATCGACCTCCTCAAGCGCCTGTGCGAGACCCCCGGCCTGCCGGGGCGTGAGGAGCGGGTGCGGGCGCTGATCGAGAAGGAAGTGAAGGGGCTCTTCGACTCGGTGGTGACCGACGCCCTGGGCAACCTCATCTGCCGCCGCAACCCCCGTGGTGGGAGCAGCAACAACGGCAAGCCGAGTAATGCCCCCGGCAAGGACCGGCCCACCCGCGTCATGCTGCTGTCACACATGGACGAGATCGGCTTCTACGTCACGCACGTGGACAGCAAGGGCTGGCTGTGGATGAACCCCGCGGGCGGCTTCGACCCGCGCACGCTCTTCGCCCGGCGAGTCACCGTCGTCACCGACAACGGCGACCTCAAGGGCGTCATGAACCCAGGCGGGCGCCCGCTGCACATCTCGCTCCCCAAGGACCGCGAGAAGATCCCGGAAGTGAAGGAGTTCTACGTCGATATCGGCCTGCCCGCGGACGAGGTCAAGAAGAAGGTCAAGGTCGGCGACTACGTCGTGCCCGATGAGCCGCTGGTCGAGGTCGGCAACAAGATCGTGAGCAAGGCCCTGGACAACCGCGTCGCGTGCTGGCTGGGCATCGAGGCCGTGCGCAGGCTCGACGCCGCCGGCACCGGCCACAGCTGCGAGATCGTCGTCGCCTTCACCACGCAGGAGGAGGTCGGCCTGCGCGGCGCCAAGAACGCCAGCTTCCAGGTGCAGCCCGACATCGGCATCGGCCTGGACGTCACGCTCAGCTGCGACACCCCCGGCGTGCCCGAGGAGGAGGCCGTGACGCGCAACGGCGAGGGCTTCGGCCTGCACATCAAGGACGGCTCCTTCATCAGCGACCACACGCTGGTCCGCGAGTTCGAGGAGCTGGCCAAGAAGAAGGAAATCCCCTACCAGCGCTCGATCCTCGCCGCCGGCGGCCAGGACGGCGCGGCCGCGCAGCAGTCCGCCGCGGGCGCCCGCGCCATCGGTATCACCGTGGGCACTCGCTACATCCACACGATCACCGAGATGATCGACCGCAAGGACCTATTTGCGGCCCGCGACATCCTGGTGGCGTACCTGGGACAGGTGCAGTAA
- a CDS encoding acyl-CoA thioesterase encodes MPDQPSPPARTLALRIATLPRDTNHYGTIFGGVVLSYIDQAGFVEARRHGTHRWVTAAIDRVEFKAPIHVGDVVNLYATCTRFGTKSVTILIEVQAERFTTGETVPVTAATMTMVSVDAAGKPIPFRSPPTV; translated from the coding sequence ATGCCCGACCAGCCTTCCCCGCCCGCCCGCACGCTCGCGCTCCGCATTGCCACGCTGCCGCGGGACACCAACCACTACGGCACGATCTTCGGCGGCGTGGTGCTGTCGTACATCGACCAGGCGGGGTTCGTGGAGGCGAGGCGGCACGGCACGCACCGCTGGGTCACGGCCGCGATCGACCGCGTCGAGTTCAAGGCCCCGATCCACGTGGGCGACGTCGTCAACCTCTACGCGACCTGCACGCGCTTCGGCACGAAGTCGGTCACGATCCTGATCGAGGTGCAGGCCGAGCGGTTCACGACCGGCGAGACGGTGCCGGTGACGGCGGCGACGATGACGATGGTCTCGGTGGATGCAGCGGGCAAGCCGATCCCGTTCCGCTCGCCGCCGACGGTGTGA
- a CDS encoding RNA-binding protein encodes MKLYVGNLSFQTSEQELRDLFSQYGEVTSASLVMDRDTGRPRGFGFVEFADDNAARAAINALNGKNIGGRDLTVNEARPREGGGGGGGGRGGFGGGRGGGGGGGRGGYGGGGGGGGGRGGW; translated from the coding sequence ATGAAGCTGTACGTCGGCAATCTTTCGTTCCAGACCTCCGAGCAGGAACTGCGTGATCTGTTCTCGCAGTACGGCGAGGTCACCTCCGCGTCCCTCGTCATGGACCGCGACACCGGCCGCCCCCGCGGCTTCGGTTTCGTCGAGTTCGCTGACGACAACGCGGCCCGCGCCGCGATCAACGCTCTCAACGGCAAGAACATCGGCGGTCGCGACCTGACCGTCAATGAGGCCCGTCCGCGTGAGGGCGGCGGCGGCGGTGGTGGCGGTCGCGGCGGCTTCGGCGGCGGGCGTGGCGGCGGCGGCGGTGGTGGCCGCGGCGGCTACGGGGGCGGCGGTGGCGGCGGCGGCGGCCGCGGCGGCTGGTAA
- a CDS encoding DUF4337 family protein, whose amino-acid sequence MTAKIPPTKLPKSVKLNPDGTEQKTLWDKVLTYTPVVMTVIATLLAGLSNSELNAAQYERAWAAQLQSKVADQWNFFQVKRIRGSALDNTLELLQNLAHTVPLDAGAFKASIAALPPTGEPDAFVKLREAVSAPAAAEALETAAAGTGPIVQIKKYDNPAIRAAIAAIEGRKPESEIAPLVRAVPQADIEEAITVSQDNVAAFDEAIGPTNRALDTIRAALAAATAGANAQARRSPTAESTALRDQVEQLASDFTAARLRYSARRYDLEASLNKDIAQLTEISVRKTNLLADHHKGRSQLFFIGMIIAQAAVIASTMALAVKKKSLLWGLATAAGLIAVGFGAYVRFYV is encoded by the coding sequence ATGACCGCCAAGATCCCCCCCACCAAGCTGCCCAAGAGCGTCAAGCTCAACCCCGACGGCACCGAGCAGAAGACGCTGTGGGACAAGGTGCTCACCTACACGCCCGTCGTGATGACCGTCATCGCCACGCTGCTCGCGGGCCTCAGCAACAGCGAGCTCAACGCGGCCCAGTACGAGCGGGCGTGGGCGGCGCAGCTGCAGTCCAAGGTCGCCGACCAGTGGAACTTCTTCCAGGTGAAGCGCATCCGCGGCTCGGCCCTCGACAACACGCTCGAGCTGCTCCAGAACCTGGCGCACACGGTGCCGCTGGACGCCGGCGCGTTCAAGGCCTCCATCGCGGCCCTGCCGCCCACGGGGGAGCCTGATGCGTTTGTAAAACTGCGCGAAGCGGTGAGCGCCCCCGCTGCCGCAGAAGCCCTCGAGACCGCGGCCGCGGGCACCGGGCCCATCGTGCAGATCAAGAAGTACGACAACCCCGCCATCCGCGCCGCCATCGCGGCCATTGAGGGCCGCAAGCCGGAGTCCGAGATCGCGCCGCTCGTGCGGGCCGTGCCGCAGGCGGACATCGAGGAGGCGATTACGGTTTCCCAGGACAACGTGGCCGCGTTCGACGAGGCGATCGGGCCCACCAACCGCGCGCTGGACACGATCCGCGCCGCCTTGGCCGCCGCCACCGCTGGCGCCAACGCGCAGGCCCGCAGGTCCCCCACCGCCGAGTCCACCGCGCTCCGCGACCAGGTCGAGCAGCTCGCCAGCGACTTCACCGCGGCACGCCTGCGCTATAGCGCCCGCCGCTACGACCTCGAGGCCAGCCTCAACAAGGACATCGCGCAGCTCACCGAGATCAGCGTGCGCAAAACAAACCTGCTCGCCGACCACCACAAGGGCCGCAGCCAGCTGTTCTTCATCGGGATGATCATCGCGCAGGCCGCGGTCATCGCGTCGACCATGGCCCTGGCCGTCAAGAAGAAGAGCCTCCTGTGGGGCCTCGCGACCGCCGCGGGTCTGATCGCCGTGGGCTTCGGGGCATACGTGCGGTTCTATGTCTAA
- a CDS encoding DUF1569 domain-containing protein, whose product MPVDTSKIDRRKVRYASPADLHADVAKLVAADRAGTLTACGNWTLGQALGHLATWINFAYDGYPIKPPFFVKWILKGRKDKYLHGSLPAGVRIPRVKDGTLGIDVLPTDEGLRRLNAAWSRLEAAAPTIENPIFGPLRHDEWQKMHLRHAELHLGCFSAETRGI is encoded by the coding sequence ATGCCCGTGGACACCTCGAAGATCGACCGCCGCAAGGTCCGCTACGCCTCGCCCGCCGACCTGCACGCCGACGTCGCGAAGCTCGTGGCCGCCGACCGCGCGGGCACGCTCACAGCCTGCGGCAACTGGACGCTGGGCCAGGCCCTCGGGCACCTCGCGACGTGGATCAACTTCGCGTATGACGGCTACCCCATCAAGCCGCCGTTCTTCGTCAAGTGGATCCTCAAGGGCCGCAAGGACAAGTACCTCCACGGCAGCCTCCCCGCGGGCGTTCGCATCCCGCGGGTGAAGGACGGGACGCTCGGCATCGATGTGCTGCCAACGGACGAAGGCCTGCGTCGCTTGAACGCCGCGTGGTCGCGCCTCGAGGCCGCCGCGCCCACGATCGAGAACCCCATCTTCGGCCCGCTCAGGCACGATGAATGGCAGAAGATGCACCTGCGGCATGCGGAGCTGCACCTGGGGTGCTTCAGTGCGGAAACGCGCGGAATCTAA
- a CDS encoding GNAT family N-acetyltransferase, with the protein MSTTLAPAQPHDHAAVSRLISLAFGSPMDGVSTWLENAGLHNFRVMRANSEASGGAMPIACALRVPMGHFFGGRSIRNMGVAGVAVAPEARGGGLATTLMAEFLREARSEGYPLASLYPATLPLYRRVGFEQAGYWCEYRINLKLLKLDPSLECGGDRDLKVRAFDRERDLDAVHVCYRAFAMQHEGMLDRGDYIWGRIFKPRQGEATGLVVEQQGGDGTKSVVGYIFFRQERTPALDHDVIVSDMAATTPAAARRLLDMLSDFRSVGAELSFNGGPNHPFVSLLAEQKLTMKLREYWMLRVLDVEAALTQRGYNPHVSCTFTLDVRDATFPENAGPWRVEVHNGKAGVSRGAAAGGSRASSDDTLTLDARTLAAMYSGFHTPQQLRSVGKLRGGDRGVLAAAAAFAGATPSLQDMF; encoded by the coding sequence ATGAGCACCACACTTGCCCCCGCCCAGCCCCATGACCACGCCGCCGTCTCGCGCCTGATCTCGCTCGCCTTCGGCAGCCCGATGGACGGCGTGTCCACGTGGCTGGAGAACGCGGGGCTGCACAACTTCCGCGTGATGCGCGCCAACTCTGAGGCGAGTGGGGGGGCAATGCCGATTGCCTGCGCACTGCGGGTGCCCATGGGCCACTTCTTCGGCGGGCGCTCCATCAGGAACATGGGCGTCGCCGGCGTAGCCGTGGCGCCCGAGGCCCGCGGCGGGGGGCTTGCCACAACGCTGATGGCCGAGTTCCTGCGCGAAGCGCGCAGCGAGGGCTATCCGCTCGCCTCGCTCTACCCCGCGACGCTGCCGCTGTACCGGCGCGTGGGCTTCGAGCAGGCGGGCTACTGGTGCGAGTACCGCATCAACCTGAAGCTGCTCAAGCTCGACCCGTCGCTCGAGTGCGGCGGCGACCGCGACCTCAAGGTGCGTGCCTTTGACCGCGAGCGCGACCTCGACGCCGTGCACGTGTGCTACCGTGCGTTCGCAATGCAGCACGAGGGCATGCTCGACCGCGGCGACTACATCTGGGGCCGCATCTTCAAGCCCCGCCAGGGCGAGGCGACTGGCCTGGTTGTTGAGCAGCAGGGGGGTGACGGCACGAAGAGCGTGGTCGGCTACATCTTCTTCCGCCAGGAACGCACCCCCGCCCTCGACCACGATGTCATTGTGAGCGACATGGCCGCGACCACGCCCGCCGCGGCCCGCCGCTTGCTCGACATGCTCAGCGACTTCCGCAGCGTCGGCGCCGAGCTCAGCTTCAACGGCGGGCCCAACCACCCTTTCGTTTCGCTGCTCGCCGAGCAGAAGCTCACGATGAAGCTGCGCGAGTACTGGATGCTGCGCGTGCTGGACGTGGAGGCCGCGCTCACGCAGCGCGGCTACAACCCGCACGTGTCCTGCACGTTCACGCTCGACGTCCGCGACGCGACGTTCCCCGAGAACGCGGGCCCCTGGCGCGTCGAGGTCCACAACGGCAAGGCCGGCGTGAGCAGGGGGGCTGCGGCTGGTGGGTCACGTGCGAGCAGCGATGACACGCTCACCCTCGACGCCCGCACCCTCGCCGCGATGTACTCCGGCTTCCACACGCCCCAGCAGCTACGCTCCGTCGGGAAGCTGCGGGGGGGTGACAGGGGCGTGCTCGCCGCCGCCGCGGCCTTTGCCGGCGCAACACCCTCGCTGCAGGACATGTTCTGA
- a CDS encoding VPLPA-CTERM sorting domain-containing protein, whose amino-acid sequence MLRSMIVTAGAGALFASTAAATPVFVGFIEFRDSYGSTGGGEFRATGKTGWSIEVNRTGTAFQGGIASAPGMFETFCLEDFENLPFEVTNYKADINTETVAQASAYAGGNHGGFNDALDPRTAYLYHHFLAGTLATPYDYVNEANRIDDANAMQTAIWFIEQERTDALSGKALALFNEADAAVTSGAWVGLGNVRVLNIYTNTARADYQDVIVELVTIPLPTGAAMAGVGLAGLGLVRRRK is encoded by the coding sequence ATGCTCCGTTCCATGATCGTCACCGCCGGCGCGGGCGCGCTTTTCGCGTCCACCGCCGCCGCAACCCCCGTGTTTGTCGGTTTTATCGAGTTCCGCGACAGCTACGGCAGCACCGGGGGCGGCGAGTTCCGCGCCACCGGCAAAACCGGCTGGAGCATCGAGGTCAACCGCACCGGCACCGCCTTCCAGGGCGGCATCGCCTCGGCCCCCGGCATGTTCGAGACCTTCTGCCTGGAGGACTTTGAGAACCTGCCCTTCGAGGTCACCAACTACAAGGCCGATATCAACACAGAGACCGTCGCCCAGGCTTCGGCCTACGCCGGCGGCAATCACGGCGGTTTCAACGACGCCCTCGACCCTCGCACGGCCTACCTCTACCACCACTTCCTTGCCGGCACCCTCGCCACCCCGTACGACTACGTGAACGAGGCCAACCGCATCGACGACGCCAACGCCATGCAAACGGCGATCTGGTTCATCGAGCAGGAGCGCACCGACGCTCTCTCCGGCAAGGCCCTCGCCCTCTTCAATGAGGCTGACGCGGCCGTGACCAGCGGCGCCTGGGTTGGCCTGGGCAACGTCCGGGTGCTCAACATCTACACCAACACCGCCCGCGCCGACTACCAGGACGTGATCGTCGAGCTCGTCACCATCCCGCTGCCCACGGGCGCGGCGATGGCCGGCGTCGGCCTGGCCGGTCTTGGCCTGGTCCGCCGCCGCAAGTGA